The sequence CTAACAAAAAAAACATGGGTGATGCTCATCGCTTACTCTCCGTGAATTGTTGTGTATTCATCGTGGAGAAACCCAAAAAGCCCCATAACAATACCGACAGCCCACCCCAGTTCGTACACTGCCCGGGCTTGCTGCCCCTTCTTTTGTATGAGCGTAGAAAAAAGGATTCCCCCCACGGCCCGGCCGGTCCAGCAAAAAAATCGGAGAACACATTTTGCCCGCATATACCATGGGTGTTTCCCGGTGAGGATTCCCGTGGCGGATGAAAGAGCCCCGGCGCGGAGGCCCCGTTTGTAGAGCCATTTATAGGTAAGGCGCGATGCCGGCACATGCTCATAGGAGCAGGCCGTGTGAGAATAGACAATGATAAAACCGGCACGATGTACCTGGGCGGCAAAGCGGGAGTCACTTCCGCCGCTTTTTTTCAGGCAAATATCAAAGGGGTATGGAAAATGCTCAAAGACCGTACGGTGAATCAGTACACCGTGGGTGTAGAAGTAAGCTATTTTTGCCCCGTGTACTTCCTTCTTTTGGAAAAAAAACGATTTCTTCCACCACTCAGGAGACCCAGGGGGCAAAACGTATTCCTGGCGATTGTATACCACCTGTGCCGAGGTTTCCTCTGCCGTTTCCACCAAGGAGGCCACCCAGGAAGGAGCCACGGTCTGATCATCGTCAATAAAGGCAAGCCACTTTCCTGAAGTCTCCCGAAGAAAAAGCTCCACTACTTTGTTGCGGGCATAGGGAATACCTTGTTCTTCTTCTGTGCTGTATATTCCCTGTAAAGAGTGTTCTTCCAGTAGGGTGTACACCTGTTTTTCCGTATTGGGATTGCAGGCGTTATCTACAATAATAAGAGAAACAGAAAGCTCTTTTCTATCGAATTGTTGCCGTGCTATACTCTCGACCAACGCAGCAAGACCCCGGGGACGGTTGTAGGTTATTATGCCGATTACAATAGGCGTTCTCATTATGATCGTTCCAATTCCTCACAAATGCTTGCAATCAATTCTTGGCGAAATTTATAGGCGCCGGTCACATGGTAGACAAAACTTTCATCATTTGGCATATCGTGAAATGTTTTTAATTGAACACGTTCATGCGGCGGCAAGTTATCCCCCGGTTTGTTGTTAAAAGTCCCTGGCAATGATTTAAAGGGGATTTTATTCTGTATTTGCAAAAAATATACCAGCGTTTGTTCTGGGTAGTTTGAGAACAGTAGGGTAGAATGTTGTTGTATTTGTTCGGGAGAAAAAGCATTTCTGAATGATTTCGGGTATATTCGTACTCCACCATTCCCATACCATTCGCGTTTGTACTTCTTTCCCGTGGGAAGAGGTATCTTGGCCTTTTTCATACTAAGATAGGAAAGCTTTCCCATACGATCCCCAAAGCGAATAATGTTCTTGGAAAACCGTGACGAATGTAGTATCGGACACTTTCGCAGCAGTGTATGTGTAGCTATGGTACTACAGGATATAAACCAGTGTTCAGCACCTGTTCTCTTTGCACCTAAGGTGTTTTCTGGTATCTGATCAAATAAGTTTGGCGCAGACGGTCTAATACAGCAAGTATCATCTACAATAGCAACTTTGTCGTAATTTTTCAGATAGTGGTACGCAAGAAACGGTTTTAGGGCATACGCTTTTTTATTAGGTCTCCCCGGTGTATCAGGAAGGTCTGGGAAAGGGTATTCTCCTTCACTGGGATATGATGAGCAAAGTATAAAGTCAACATTATTATTGTGTGCATACTTTTTAAATAGGTTACTCGTATATTTTACCCATGGTCGATTTCCTATGGCAGGCATTACTATAGCTGTTTTGTTCATTCAGGTGTCCTTAGATTACACTGCTATCTGATGATTGGAAATATAAATTATGTAATCTTTTATTTCTTATATCTGTAAATTATGGACGGAAAATATATTTCTTCGGAATTAACACATGGAGATGTAATGCCCAAGACGACCGATACGATAGTAAAAAAAATTGCAACTACTTATATGCAAGATCTTGCTCAGTATGGGTATATACTTCCCGGACATAATGGCCCCTATAAAGATCCGGAAACGCCCGTACGAAATACAGCTCACGCTGCGGTGGTATTCCACTATCTTGCTCAGAAAACAGGGGAAGAGAAGTATGCTCACGCCCTTGCACAATGCGGCGAGTATTTGCTCTCCTCTGCGGCCCGGCCCATGGGGCAAACCTTTTTCTGCCGAAAAAATTACAGAAGGATTTTGCAAACGGTCTGATTGGTCAGGCATGGGCCATTGAGGGGCTTCTTGCTGTCTACGAAGAACGTGGCGAAGAAAAATATCTTACCTGCGCAGAGGAAGTGTTTCTGCTTCACCCCTTCAAGAGGGCAAAAAAAGCGTGGCACATAGTAAACGTCGATGGAAGTCATGCAGAGATTGACCCCACCTTTAATCATCAACTTTGGTTTGCCGCAGCGGGGGCTCTAATATGGAAACATTCACAAAACCATGCTATTAAATCGGTCTTAGATCTTTTCTTTGCAAATCTGAGTCGCGCCGTACGCACCTCTTCAACAGGGCGGATTCAGCACTCTTTACACAGGCCTAAATCACTAAAAGAGCGTATTGTCGGAAGCTTAACACTGCTCAAACGTACCAAAGCACGGCTTGTAGCAGGGCAAAGCATGCTCTATAAAGAGCAAGGGTACCACCTCTTTAACCTTTACGCCTTTGCGCTGATCTACTCAAATGGCTTTGACTCACTCCCCTTCTGGGACTCACCGCTATGGAAAAAAGCGCTCTCCTACTCATTTTCGTCAACACTCCTGAGTGATTTGGAGAAGAACAACCACTCAAAAGACGTTACAGCCCTCGGCAGCAAACAGACAGAGCTCTCAGTAAATCGATATGGATACGCCTATAACGCGCCTGGCTTTGAACTCCCTTATATTTACTCTGTGTTCTCCTCCTTTCTTACCTCGAAGGAGAAAGAAATTATGCTAGCAGTACAGAAAAAACAGATCGATTTCACCTATGACAGTGAACAGGGGTGTTTTGGGATAAACACAGAAGATGCAAGAACCCTGACCGCCCGTATCTACGAGCTGACGCGGTATTTATCTTTTGGGTTTGAGCAGAGATCCTAAAAACTTTATTTTGCGTTTGAATAACATCTTTTTTAGATGCTCTCGTACCCCCTTGTCTCGGAGGCAGGAGATTTTTCTGTTTTTATAGGCGGGTACTTCCATCTGTAAGGATATGTCACGACGACGATGTGCATAGGTTTGAATTTTCTTATGGACCTGTTTTTGATTTACACCATGAGTGTATTCGTTATACCCTTCAAGCATGAGTATCATCCTGTCCAAATAGTCCAGCTGTTTTTTGTTGTCTGAGTAGATACGTTGATTCCACGAACCGTGAGTCCCAAGACGTCGTACAGACATAATCTCGTCAAAATAGACTATATCTCCGTGGTAGGCAAGAATGAGCTTTCGCGGCATATCTCCCACGGGTGATATCTGTTGGAAATGGGGGTGAATGTTAAGAAACTTACTGCGAAAAACCATAGATGCCGAAGGCGCAGAGCTGCCACCTTCATAGAAAAAACCGCCCTGAAAGCACTGCATGGTTTTTTATTTTTGGGTGCCGCTATTTCTGTGGACGAGATACGCTTGTTTGTTGAAGAATCGTAAGTGTAGATACGTGCTGCATGAAATGACATACTGCATCGTTCATTCTTTTCCATATAATCAATTTGTCTTTGCAACTTATGCGGAACAGTCCAGAAATCATCTCCTTCGCAGATAGCAATATACTTCCCCTGCGCCCGATTATAATTATTTCCTCCCAGAGGCTTCCCTTGAGACTTCTGATTTTCAGTCTGATAAATCGGTTTAATCAGTGCTGGATATGCCATTTCATATTCCCGAATAATATCTGCGGTTTTATCAGTGGAGGCATCATCATGAATCAATATTTCAAAGGGAAAGTCCGTTTCTTGAATAAGAAACCCTTCCAAGGCATCTTCAATATAGGGTTCATGATTATAGGTGATACAGCAGATGCTTACCACGGGGGTGGTTTCCTTCCAGGTACGCATGATCTCTTCTTCACTTCGCAGATGTTCTCGCATGAGTATTCCTTGTCGAATCTTTTCTTTAATGTGTTTTTTCATGGGTAAAATATACTTTTTCAAGCACGGAATGCGTTCATCAAAGAAAAAGGCTGGGCCGAAGCCCTGCCATAGCGGTTACTCGTGAGAGTCATTTTCCTGTCGTGTTAAACGTGCCCGCACCCGCCGCACCAGGGGAGAAAGCTCAGACACCAGACTTTTATAGGTCTCTTCATACTCCTCAGGAGCCAGATCGGCAAAGTCCTGCACGTGATTAAAGATCATTTTGA comes from Chitinivibrio alkaliphilus ACht1 and encodes:
- a CDS encoding glycosyltransferase family 2 protein; this encodes MRTPIVIGIITYNRPRGLAALVESIARQQFDRKELSVSLIIVDNACNPNTEKQVYTLLEEHSLQGIYSTEEEQGIPYARNKVVELFLRETSGKWLAFIDDDQTVAPSWVASLVETAEETSAQVVYNRQEYVLPPGSPEWWKKSFFFQKKEVHGAKIAYFYTHGVLIHRTVFEHFPYPFDICLKKSGGSDSRFAAQVHRAGFIIVYSHTACSYEHVPASRLTYKWLYKRGLRAGALSSATGILTGKHPWYMRAKCVLRFFCWTGRAVGGILFSTLIQKKGQQARAVYELGWAVGIVMGLFGFLHDEYTTIHGE
- a CDS encoding glycosyltransferase family 2 protein, producing MREHLRSEEEIMRTWKETTPVVSICCITYNHEPYIEDALEGFLIQETDFPFEILIHDDASTDKTADIIREYEMAYPALIKPIYQTENQKSQGKPLGGNNYNRAQGKYIAICEGDDFWTVPHKLQRQIDYMEKNERCSMSFHAARIYTYDSSTNKRISSTEIAAPKNKKPCSAFRAVFSMKVAALRLRHLWFFAVSFLTFTPISNRYHPWEICRESSFLPTTEI